The Nocardioides humi genome includes a region encoding these proteins:
- a CDS encoding MMPL family transporter produces MIERWGAVVVRRAVAVLLVGLGITAAAAIAGVGLEDSLSAGGFDDPGTESARELALERETFGNRSIDAIVIFSSDDEEAADPAFQQEVERTVAAIPGDSVVSVLTWYDVQDPAMVSRDGHATAVYVSLAGDSQNDFIDSFDAMRPAVEESSLDTELAGAYAVYTDVNEETKSDLLRAEIVSMPIVLILSLIIFRSVVAALMPVLVGLVAVLGARAAIAGLNQLVDVSIFAPNIITLLGLGLAIDYALFVVSRFREEIARDPGDPRGAVVRTMATAGRTVAFSALTVAAAMSSLLVFPQTFLKSIGYGGIAAVLVAMVAALTVLPAVLALLGTRIDAVRIPFLQRSTPVESDHGAWARLARAVMRRPVVVATAVVVVLLAVASPFLGVKWGSVDYRVLPADTPSHQASERLNSEFGPERSTANVLVSGADDAGVASYTRALAEVDGVVDVRPVATEGDTTLLRAAWEGNSQTADSQQVVRDLRGVDAPDGADALVGGLTADTVDLAGSVGDHLPLMGAIVVGVMLVLLFLAFGSVVLPLKAVLMNGLSITASFGVVTWIFSDGHLAGLLGFTPQGFLDLTNPIVMLAVLFGLSMDYEVFLLSRIREQWDATGDNDLAVQTGVQKTGRIITSAALLLAVVIGAFSLSGVVFMKMLGLGMLVAILVDATVVRALLVPATMKLLGRWNWWAPGPLARWWGRHGFREEYDAPPAPEVPDPVPAGR; encoded by the coding sequence ATGATCGAGCGATGGGGCGCCGTGGTGGTCCGACGTGCCGTGGCCGTGCTGCTGGTCGGGCTCGGCATCACCGCCGCCGCGGCGATCGCCGGCGTCGGCCTGGAGGACTCGCTCTCCGCCGGCGGCTTCGACGACCCCGGCACCGAGTCGGCCCGGGAGCTCGCCCTCGAGCGGGAGACCTTCGGCAACCGGTCGATCGACGCCATCGTGATCTTCTCCAGCGACGACGAGGAGGCCGCCGACCCCGCCTTCCAGCAGGAGGTCGAGCGGACCGTCGCCGCGATCCCCGGCGACAGTGTGGTCTCGGTCCTCACCTGGTACGACGTCCAGGACCCGGCCATGGTCAGCAGGGACGGCCATGCCACCGCCGTCTACGTCTCCCTCGCCGGCGACAGCCAGAACGACTTCATCGACTCCTTCGACGCGATGCGCCCCGCGGTGGAGGAGAGCTCCCTCGACACCGAGCTCGCCGGCGCCTACGCCGTCTACACCGACGTCAACGAGGAGACGAAGTCCGACCTCCTGCGCGCCGAGATCGTGTCGATGCCGATCGTCCTGATCCTGTCGCTCATCATCTTCCGCAGCGTCGTCGCCGCGCTGATGCCCGTGCTGGTCGGCCTGGTGGCCGTGCTCGGCGCCCGCGCGGCGATCGCCGGGCTCAACCAGCTGGTCGACGTGTCGATCTTCGCGCCCAACATCATCACCCTGCTCGGCCTCGGCCTGGCGATCGACTACGCGCTGTTCGTCGTCTCCCGGTTCCGCGAGGAGATCGCCCGCGACCCCGGCGACCCACGCGGTGCCGTCGTCCGCACGATGGCCACCGCCGGCCGGACCGTCGCATTCTCGGCGCTGACCGTCGCGGCCGCGATGAGCTCGCTGCTGGTGTTCCCGCAGACCTTCCTCAAGTCGATCGGGTACGGCGGCATCGCGGCCGTGCTCGTCGCGATGGTCGCCGCGCTCACCGTGCTGCCGGCCGTCCTGGCCCTGCTCGGGACCCGGATCGACGCGGTCCGGATCCCGTTCCTCCAGCGCTCGACGCCCGTCGAGTCCGACCACGGCGCCTGGGCCCGCCTCGCCCGTGCCGTGATGAGGCGCCCGGTCGTGGTCGCGACCGCGGTGGTCGTGGTCCTGCTCGCGGTCGCCTCGCCCTTCCTCGGCGTCAAGTGGGGCAGCGTGGACTACCGGGTACTGCCCGCCGACACGCCGTCCCACCAGGCCTCGGAGCGGCTCAACAGCGAGTTCGGCCCGGAGCGGTCGACCGCCAACGTCCTGGTGAGCGGTGCCGACGACGCCGGCGTGGCGTCGTACACGCGGGCGCTGGCGGAGGTGGACGGCGTCGTCGACGTCCGGCCCGTCGCGACCGAGGGCGACACCACCCTGCTGCGGGCCGCGTGGGAGGGCAACAGCCAGACCGCCGACTCCCAGCAGGTCGTCCGCGACCTCCGGGGGGTCGACGCGCCGGACGGGGCCGACGCCCTCGTGGGCGGCCTGACCGCCGACACCGTCGACCTGGCGGGCTCGGTCGGCGACCACCTGCCGCTGATGGGCGCGATCGTCGTCGGGGTGATGCTGGTGCTGCTCTTCCTCGCCTTCGGCTCGGTGGTGCTGCCGCTCAAGGCGGTGCTGATGAACGGGCTCTCGATCACCGCGTCCTTCGGCGTCGTGACCTGGATCTTCAGCGACGGGCACCTCGCCGGCCTGCTCGGGTTCACGCCGCAGGGCTTCCTCGACCTGACCAACCCGATCGTGATGCTCGCGGTCCTGTTCGGCCTGTCCATGGACTACGAGGTCTTCCTGCTCTCCCGGATCCGCGAGCAGTGGGACGCGACGGGCGACAACGACCTCGCCGTCCAGACCGGCGTGCAGAAGACCGGTCGCATCATCACCAGCGCCGCGCTGCTGCTGGCGGTCGTGATCGGCGCGTTCAGCCTGAGCGGCGTCGTGTTCATGAAGATGCTCGGGCTGGGCATGCTGGTCGCGATCCTCGTCGACGCCACCGTCGTCCGGGCCCTGCTGGTCCCGGCCACGATGAAGCTCCTCGGCCGCTGGAACTGGTGGGCGCCCGGTCCGCTGGCCCGCTGGTGGGGTCGCCACGGCTTCCGCGAGGAGTACGACGCCCCGCCGGCGCCGGAGGTCCCGGACCCGGTTCCCGCGGGTCGCTGA
- a CDS encoding TetR/AcrR family transcriptional regulator encodes MPHLRTPATRRERQREATYDEIVAVSARLLEEGADLSLRAVAAGMGMTAPALYRYVASYQQLVDLVAFELDKAATAAWAEAASRFPEDDPAARLTVACTRFRRWALTRPREFALVFANPIAEADSERRDLLTLSTSGHYFTDLLWQIWELYQFPFPALDDLDPVIRDSVLDPLIPAKADHIPARTADCCGSTCGRGRPCTGSSPWSPPATATPA; translated from the coding sequence GTGCCCCACCTCCGTACGCCCGCCACCCGCCGCGAGCGCCAGCGCGAGGCGACGTACGACGAGATCGTCGCCGTCTCCGCGCGGCTGCTCGAGGAGGGGGCGGACCTGTCGCTGCGTGCGGTGGCGGCGGGGATGGGGATGACGGCGCCGGCGCTGTACCGGTACGTCGCCAGCTACCAGCAGCTCGTCGACCTGGTCGCCTTCGAGCTCGACAAGGCCGCCACGGCCGCGTGGGCGGAGGCGGCCTCCCGGTTCCCGGAGGACGACCCCGCCGCCCGGCTGACGGTGGCGTGCACGCGGTTCCGTCGCTGGGCGCTGACGAGGCCGCGCGAGTTCGCCCTCGTCTTCGCCAACCCGATCGCCGAGGCCGACAGCGAGCGCCGCGACCTGCTGACCCTCTCCACGTCGGGCCACTACTTCACCGACCTGCTCTGGCAGATCTGGGAGCTGTACCAGTTCCCGTTCCCGGCGCTCGACGACCTCGACCCGGTCATCCGCGACTCCGTCCTCGACCCCCTGATCCCCGCGAAGGCCGACCACATCCCCGCGAGGACCGCGGACTGCTGTGGATCTACATGCGGGCGTGGTCGGCCCTGTACGGGGTCGTCACCCTGGAGTCCACCGGCCACTGCGACCCCCGCGTGA
- a CDS encoding FAD-binding oxidoreductase has product MNHALPMFNLAHRHTPREVVVPRSAEEVAEVVRGAAGTGEQVHPIGAGHGWTHAVVGGVALLTRGLAGVEIDPVAGRARIGAGATWAEVIAAAAPHGLAPLAGSAPAVGAVGYLLGGGLSPLGRTYGWATDHVRSFEIVTGGGEVLTTSASSHPDLFQALLGGKRAPGVVTSVDVDLLPLATVYGGGLFFDGADAEAVLGEWAAWSACIPATVNTSVALLRLPDRDTVPEPLRGRCTVHVRLAVVDEEDGAAAVLLEPIRKVARPVIDTVARLPVSAIGAIHADPEQPMPALEAGALLSSFDVDATRALLAVAGPQVQAPFAVVEVRRLGGLLAEAPRRPDSVAGRDAAYGLFVVSAPVPELFEGPVPAAVGDLARAMAPWASGRFQPNFVGSLNQPTALDAAWPDDVRDRLERVRHIYDPAGVIGH; this is encoded by the coding sequence ATGAACCACGCACTCCCGATGTTCAACCTCGCCCACCGGCACACGCCGCGTGAGGTCGTCGTACCCCGCAGCGCCGAGGAGGTGGCCGAGGTCGTCCGCGGCGCCGCCGGCACCGGGGAGCAGGTCCACCCGATCGGCGCCGGCCACGGCTGGACCCACGCCGTCGTGGGTGGCGTCGCTCTGCTCACCCGCGGCCTCGCGGGCGTCGAGATCGACCCCGTCGCCGGTCGCGCGCGGATCGGCGCCGGTGCCACCTGGGCCGAGGTCATCGCGGCCGCGGCGCCGCACGGCCTGGCCCCGCTGGCGGGATCGGCGCCGGCTGTCGGGGCCGTCGGCTACCTCCTCGGTGGCGGGCTCAGTCCGCTCGGCCGCACCTACGGCTGGGCCACCGACCACGTCCGGTCCTTCGAGATCGTCACGGGCGGCGGCGAGGTCCTCACCACGTCCGCGAGCAGTCACCCCGACCTCTTCCAGGCTCTGTTGGGCGGCAAGCGCGCACCCGGCGTCGTGACGTCCGTGGACGTCGACCTGCTCCCCCTGGCCACGGTGTACGGCGGCGGCCTGTTCTTCGACGGCGCCGACGCCGAGGCCGTGCTCGGGGAGTGGGCCGCGTGGTCGGCCTGCATTCCCGCGACGGTCAATACCTCGGTGGCGCTCTTGCGGCTGCCGGATCGTGACACCGTCCCGGAACCGCTGCGCGGCCGCTGCACGGTTCACGTCCGGTTGGCGGTCGTCGACGAGGAGGATGGGGCGGCCGCCGTGCTGCTCGAGCCGATCCGCAAGGTGGCGCGGCCCGTCATCGACACCGTGGCCCGGCTCCCGGTCTCCGCGATCGGCGCCATCCACGCCGACCCCGAGCAGCCGATGCCCGCTCTCGAGGCCGGAGCGCTGCTGTCGTCCTTCGACGTCGACGCGACGCGCGCGCTGCTGGCCGTGGCCGGTCCGCAGGTACAGGCGCCGTTCGCGGTCGTCGAGGTCCGCCGGCTGGGAGGCCTTCTGGCCGAGGCGCCCCGCCGGCCGGATTCCGTGGCAGGACGTGACGCGGCCTACGGGCTCTTCGTCGTCAGCGCGCCCGTCCCCGAGCTGTTCGAAGGCCCCGTCCCCGCAGCCGTCGGCGATCTCGCCCGGGCCATGGCGCCGTGGGCGAGCGGCCGGTTCCAGCCCAACTTCGTCGGTTCGCTGAACCAGCCCACGGCCCTCGACGCCGCGTGGCCGGACGACGTACGCGACCGGCTGGAGCGCGTCCGACACATCTACGACCCGGCCGGTGTCATCGGCCATTGA
- a CDS encoding PD40 domain-containing protein translates to MSITPSRRGLGSAIALGIAATVLGIVPGGAPVPAAQAATGGGSIVYIKDHNVWLTDGDGSVHRQVTNGGTAADPWQSPTQSDNGVVVAHHGGIVYRMNQRGEVFNAFDPPDLYDAIGNTVSGRDLTETAISPDGARIAYTYFKLALGEKRWVTGFTAADHPTDPGQWGLAFYDKPSWVTNDRVVLNHWYRNKVHLYDLGRRDIPWFSESDYETNRKELSDMEVSRDGRWTVGVRGDVGDESIVVIPNGGEVRTSATPWKPVYGQTRYCNIGLADGDLHEPTIAPDGSTLAWAEPDGIYRASDMNCSSETRVDILLAPGGSDPAWSAAAIGQTPDLPAPGTGQHLTLEKKPKVSGAPRVGKKLKAKAGTWVPSPTSVTYQWTRDGKAIRGATKATYRLKRKDRGHKISVKITVGRSGYATTVKKTAAVRVR, encoded by the coding sequence GTGTCCATCACCCCCAGCCGCCGCGGCCTCGGCTCGGCGATCGCGCTCGGCATCGCCGCCACGGTCCTCGGCATCGTCCCCGGCGGCGCACCCGTTCCGGCTGCCCAGGCGGCGACCGGCGGCGGATCGATCGTCTACATCAAGGACCACAACGTGTGGCTCACCGACGGCGACGGCAGTGTCCACCGGCAGGTCACCAACGGCGGCACCGCGGCCGACCCCTGGCAGTCGCCCACCCAGTCCGACAACGGCGTCGTGGTCGCCCACCACGGCGGGATCGTCTACCGGATGAACCAGCGTGGCGAGGTGTTCAACGCCTTCGACCCGCCCGACCTGTACGACGCGATCGGCAACACGGTCTCCGGACGCGATCTCACCGAGACCGCCATCTCCCCCGACGGAGCCCGGATCGCCTACACCTACTTCAAGCTCGCGCTGGGCGAGAAACGGTGGGTGACCGGATTCACGGCCGCGGACCACCCGACGGATCCCGGTCAGTGGGGGCTCGCGTTCTACGACAAGCCCTCCTGGGTGACGAACGACCGGGTCGTGCTCAACCACTGGTACCGCAACAAGGTCCACCTCTACGACCTCGGCCGGCGCGACATCCCGTGGTTCAGCGAGAGCGACTACGAGACGAACCGCAAGGAGCTCTCCGACATGGAGGTCTCCCGGGACGGCCGATGGACGGTCGGGGTCCGCGGGGACGTCGGCGACGAGTCGATCGTGGTGATCCCCAACGGGGGTGAGGTGCGGACGAGCGCCACGCCGTGGAAGCCGGTCTACGGGCAGACCCGCTATTGCAACATCGGCCTGGCCGACGGCGACCTGCACGAGCCGACGATCGCGCCCGACGGCTCCACGCTCGCCTGGGCCGAGCCGGACGGCATCTACCGCGCCAGCGACATGAACTGCAGCAGCGAGACCCGGGTCGACATCCTGCTCGCCCCCGGCGGCTCGGACCCGGCATGGTCCGCCGCGGCGATCGGGCAGACCCCCGACCTGCCCGCGCCCGGCACCGGCCAGCATCTGACGCTCGAGAAGAAGCCGAAGGTCAGCGGTGCGCCGCGCGTCGGCAAGAAGCTCAAGGCCAAGGCGGGCACCTGGGTGCCGTCCCCGACGTCGGTGACCTACCAGTGGACCCGCGACGGGAAGGCCATCCGGGGCGCGACGAAGGCGACGTACCGGCTGAAGCGGAAGGACCGCGGCCACAAGATCTCGGTCAAGATCACGGTCGGGCGCTCCGGCTACGCCACCACCGTCAAGAAGACAGCCGCGGTACGGGTGCGCTGA
- a CDS encoding sigma-70 family RNA polymerase sigma factor yields MDEHDFDAFYSASAARITAQVHAMIGDRDEAQECVQEAFTRAWAQRRRFAEVEYREAWIRTTAYRLAVSRWRRTSRGRRASDRALSDDGIVAAPSETHVAVVAALREIPATQRQAIVLHHLADLPVRQVAAELGISENTVKTRLRRGRAALAVLLGGDEHEPLPGVIGHG; encoded by the coding sequence ATGGACGAGCATGACTTCGACGCCTTCTACTCCGCCTCGGCGGCGCGCATCACGGCACAGGTCCACGCCATGATCGGGGACCGCGACGAGGCGCAGGAATGCGTCCAGGAGGCCTTCACCCGGGCCTGGGCCCAGCGGCGGAGATTCGCCGAGGTGGAGTACAGGGAGGCCTGGATCCGGACGACGGCGTACCGGCTCGCAGTGAGCCGCTGGCGCCGCACGAGCCGCGGACGGCGGGCCTCCGATCGTGCGCTGTCGGACGACGGCATCGTGGCCGCGCCGAGTGAGACCCACGTCGCCGTGGTGGCGGCGCTGCGGGAGATCCCGGCCACACAGCGCCAGGCCATCGTCCTGCATCACCTCGCCGACCTCCCGGTCCGCCAGGTGGCCGCCGAGCTCGGCATCTCGGAGAACACCGTCAAGACGCGGCTCCGCCGAGGCCGCGCCGCCCTCGCCGTCCTGCTCGGCGGTGACGAGCACGAGCCGCTGCCGGGGGTGATCGGCCATGGCTGA
- a CDS encoding Ig-like domain-containing protein, with product MRSPTRPFLHAPALALSTVLLAVLAVLASLAPAHALDDDDPTDPGGPALRFTKLQMGASPAYGGRQGLLFTTNYSAQETVATVYYTPSNDTPLTDVLATSDKEGTISWPTSPRFKPGSYSVTLEVVKESSSVTSSRLTFTVSKAGVTSIAAVDDLRVAQYRPVDLSLTVSSTAADAPLRGAYTLLAKPVGGGPDVSVKEGGYEGAGPHVLSLQQFAATHPGVWELYFLTSETDLLAFGSTRVARLEVLPSRVPTALALDPGTTTHEYGDPSAAISASLTSGFDVAGLAGRVRLLDRGVPTGDEVEVTGPGTVTFPLGALAVGEHSLSLEFLGNDVFEGSASPARAVTVTKPGEQDPDPEPDHADGPAKTTFAAQVTGRVKLKRARRVAVVKAAVVAPGRAAPLAGQVQVLVGKKVVRTVDIAATNGVVKVKVKGLKPGKRKITVRYLGAPDVVAAAAKWKVKVPRR from the coding sequence ATGCGTTCCCCCACCCGCCCCTTCCTGCATGCGCCGGCGCTGGCGCTGTCGACGGTCCTGCTCGCAGTGCTGGCAGTGCTGGCCTCGCTTGCACCGGCCCACGCCCTCGACGACGACGATCCCACGGACCCCGGCGGTCCGGCGCTGAGGTTCACCAAGCTCCAGATGGGCGCGTCGCCGGCGTACGGCGGGCGTCAGGGCCTGCTGTTCACCACCAACTACAGCGCGCAGGAGACCGTGGCGACGGTCTACTACACGCCGAGCAACGACACCCCGCTCACCGACGTGCTCGCGACGAGCGACAAGGAGGGCACCATCTCCTGGCCGACCTCGCCCCGGTTCAAGCCGGGCAGCTACAGCGTCACCCTCGAGGTCGTCAAGGAGAGCAGCTCGGTCACGTCTTCCCGCCTCACCTTCACCGTGAGCAAGGCGGGCGTCACGTCCATCGCCGCCGTCGACGACCTGCGGGTCGCCCAGTACCGCCCCGTCGACCTCAGCCTGACCGTGAGCAGCACCGCGGCCGACGCCCCGCTGCGCGGCGCCTACACGCTGCTGGCGAAGCCGGTCGGCGGCGGGCCGGACGTCTCCGTCAAGGAGGGCGGTTACGAGGGTGCCGGCCCGCACGTCCTCTCCCTGCAGCAGTTCGCCGCCACCCACCCGGGCGTCTGGGAGCTGTACTTCCTCACCTCCGAGACCGACCTGCTCGCCTTCGGCAGCACCCGGGTCGCGCGGCTCGAGGTGCTCCCGAGCCGGGTCCCGACCGCGCTGGCGCTCGACCCGGGCACCACCACGCACGAGTACGGCGACCCGTCGGCCGCGATCTCCGCCAGCCTCACGTCCGGATTCGACGTGGCCGGCCTCGCGGGCCGGGTGCGCCTCCTCGACCGCGGCGTGCCGACCGGCGACGAGGTCGAGGTGACCGGACCGGGCACCGTGACGTTCCCGCTGGGCGCCCTCGCCGTCGGCGAGCACAGCCTGTCGCTGGAGTTCCTCGGCAACGACGTCTTCGAGGGCTCGGCCTCGCCCGCCCGAGCAGTCACCGTGACGAAGCCCGGCGAGCAGGACCCCGACCCCGAGCCCGACCACGCGGACGGCCCGGCGAAGACGACCTTCGCCGCCCAGGTCACCGGCAGAGTCAAGCTCAAGCGCGCCCGGCGGGTCGCCGTCGTCAAGGCCGCCGTGGTCGCGCCCGGGCGAGCCGCCCCGCTCGCCGGCCAGGTGCAGGTGCTGGTCGGGAAGAAGGTGGTCCGCACCGTCGACATCGCCGCGACCAACGGCGTGGTGAAGGTGAAGGTGAAGGGCCTCAAGCCCGGCAAGCGCAAGATCACCGTCCGCTACCTCGGTGCGCCCGACGTGGTGGCCGCCGCGGCGAAGTGGAAGGTCAAGGTCCCGCGCCGCTGA
- a CDS encoding BTAD domain-containing putative transcriptional regulator: MQIDVLGPVRVRRDGTEIDLGTPRQRAIVAALALEHGRVLSVPGLIARVWGDRPPTSVTGTLQSYVGQLRRALEPDRGPRRPATVLVTEHGGYALRTDRAARDDTGLVDGVVRARELLAVVPDPLRPTAPAAAVAQVEQALVVTDGALAAWRGIPYAELGDDPDTTAERARLEDHRTAAEELRAVAHLALGRHAEVVPALEAMTRAHPLHERWWTLWAVALARSGRQADALAALQRLRSVLDDELGVEPSAPVRELQTAILRQDPSVTWQDRTTAPATGGVHLDAAPTTAGGRTAPPPPPWPLAGREAELDLMTATLADAESGRARAAWLTGEAGIGKSRLALETAHRAFERGFTVVTADCGRPGAPPLWPWHQVLGSLRQQGADPGEQTDLADLAGADPQDFDTWETIAGAVRRAAQARPVLVVLEDIHDADPATLDVLRQLVASATAERLLLLATRRAGAGDDAALAGVAAVVARHGGARVDLTGLAAAPAQSLVDTATGRAWPAAQVAELIERSGGNPFFLVELARAGGVVSGSLTDVVAARVAELPPDTREALAVAAVAGREFDPGLVALALGVDLAALATRLAPAVTAGLVHEPAGVVRRGAFAHAVVRDVVLDSLGGAERSRWHARLAAELGAHAGLRRVEQRAELARHWELAGPSTPVRRGARCCVPPSRRAWTRRTARRPSC; encoded by the coding sequence GTGCAGATCGACGTGCTGGGCCCGGTGCGGGTACGCCGGGACGGCACCGAGATCGACCTCGGCACCCCGCGGCAGCGGGCCATCGTCGCCGCCCTCGCCCTGGAGCACGGCAGGGTGCTCTCGGTGCCCGGCCTGATCGCGCGGGTATGGGGCGACCGCCCGCCGACCAGCGTGACCGGGACGCTGCAGAGCTATGTCGGCCAGCTGCGCCGCGCGCTCGAGCCCGATCGCGGGCCGCGCCGGCCGGCGACGGTGCTGGTCACCGAGCACGGCGGGTACGCCCTGCGGACCGACCGCGCCGCGCGCGACGACACCGGCCTGGTGGACGGGGTGGTGCGGGCGCGCGAGCTGCTGGCCGTCGTACCCGATCCGCTGCGGCCCACCGCGCCTGCCGCGGCCGTGGCCCAGGTCGAGCAGGCGCTGGTGGTCACCGACGGGGCGCTGGCGGCCTGGCGCGGCATTCCGTACGCCGAGCTGGGCGACGACCCCGACACCACCGCCGAGCGCGCCCGGCTCGAGGACCACCGGACCGCCGCCGAGGAGCTGCGCGCGGTCGCGCATCTCGCGCTGGGCCGGCACGCGGAGGTCGTCCCCGCGCTGGAGGCGATGACCCGGGCGCACCCGCTCCACGAGCGCTGGTGGACGCTGTGGGCGGTCGCCCTCGCCCGGTCCGGCCGGCAGGCGGACGCGCTCGCGGCGCTGCAGCGGCTGCGGTCGGTGCTCGACGACGAGCTCGGCGTGGAGCCCAGCGCGCCGGTCCGTGAGCTGCAGACCGCGATCCTGCGCCAGGACCCCTCGGTGACCTGGCAGGACCGCACCACCGCCCCCGCGACCGGCGGAGTCCACCTCGACGCCGCACCGACCACGGCCGGCGGCCGGACCGCACCACCCCCGCCGCCGTGGCCGCTGGCCGGGCGCGAGGCCGAGCTCGACCTGATGACCGCGACCCTCGCCGACGCCGAGAGCGGCCGCGCCCGGGCCGCCTGGCTCACCGGCGAGGCCGGGATCGGCAAGAGCCGGCTCGCGCTCGAGACCGCCCACCGCGCCTTCGAGCGTGGGTTCACCGTCGTGACGGCCGACTGCGGCCGGCCGGGCGCACCGCCACTCTGGCCGTGGCACCAGGTCCTCGGCTCGCTGCGGCAGCAGGGCGCCGATCCCGGCGAGCAGACGGACCTCGCGGATCTCGCCGGCGCCGATCCGCAGGACTTCGACACCTGGGAGACCATCGCCGGCGCCGTGCGACGAGCGGCGCAGGCACGCCCGGTCCTGGTCGTCCTCGAGGACATCCACGACGCGGACCCGGCCACCCTCGACGTGCTCCGCCAGCTCGTCGCCTCGGCGACCGCCGAGCGGCTGCTGCTGCTCGCGACGAGGCGGGCCGGCGCCGGCGACGACGCCGCGCTGGCCGGCGTCGCCGCGGTCGTCGCCCGGCACGGCGGCGCCCGGGTGGACCTCACCGGCCTGGCCGCCGCGCCCGCGCAGTCCCTCGTCGACACGGCGACCGGCCGGGCCTGGCCGGCGGCCCAGGTGGCGGAGCTGATCGAGCGCTCCGGCGGCAACCCGTTCTTCCTGGTGGAGCTGGCCCGGGCGGGCGGCGTGGTCAGCGGCTCGCTGACCGACGTGGTCGCGGCCCGGGTGGCCGAGCTCCCGCCGGACACCCGCGAGGCGCTCGCGGTGGCGGCGGTCGCCGGCCGGGAGTTCGACCCGGGCCTGGTGGCCCTCGCCCTCGGGGTCGACCTCGCGGCGCTCGCCACCCGGCTGGCTCCGGCGGTCACGGCCGGCCTGGTGCACGAGCCGGCGGGCGTCGTACGCCGCGGTGCGTTCGCGCACGCCGTGGTCCGCGATGTCGTGCTGGACTCCCTCGGCGGCGCCGAGCGCAGCCGGTGGCACGCGCGGCTCGCCGCCGAGCTCGGCGCGCATGCCGGTCTGCGCCGGGTCGAGCAGCGCGCGGAGCTGGCCCGGCACTGGGAGCTGGCCGGCCCGAGCACGCCGGTACGGCGTGGCGCGCGGTGCTGCGTGCCGCCGAGCAGGCGGGCCTGGACGCGGCGCACCGCGAGGAGGCCGAGCTGCTGA
- a CDS encoding thioredoxin family protein, protein MRSATDRDFADLVLGAATPVLVCFHRGAPAADELDVLARDLPWLTCVRIDMDRWPRTAASYRVTEAPTLVLFQRGAPVLTLAAGQQPTLVRRTVEALAPRP, encoded by the coding sequence GTGCGGTCGGCCACCGACCGCGACTTCGCCGACCTGGTGCTCGGCGCCGCGACGCCGGTCCTGGTCTGCTTCCACCGGGGCGCGCCCGCCGCCGACGAGCTGGACGTGCTCGCCCGCGACCTGCCCTGGTTGACCTGCGTGCGGATCGACATGGACCGCTGGCCGCGCACCGCCGCGTCGTACCGGGTCACCGAGGCGCCCACCCTCGTGCTCTTCCAGCGCGGGGCGCCGGTGCTGACCCTCGCCGCCGGCCAGCAGCCGACGCTGGTACGCCGCACCGTCGAGGCGCTGGCCCCGCGGCCCTGA
- a CDS encoding hemerythrin domain-containing protein: protein MSTPTDHPTTLLLPGQAAAPPGPCDLGGMYLMHHAFRRDLRDLRAAAEHTPLDDRATWRALGVRWTRFAHHLHEHHSVEDRVLWPLLHERVAAAGDEQAGAVLEAMAAEHALIDPLLEKCAERFERLLAVPDPEALAGLPALLAETRAVLDDHLSHEEREAVALVQRYVGAGEWEELERTEFRGRPSLTELRFQLPWMVHEVPGEVVTGLVRAAGPVFALVLRLSRRRFLRDHAAAFRHVP, encoded by the coding sequence ATGAGCACCCCCACCGACCACCCGACCACCCTCCTCCTCCCCGGCCAGGCGGCCGCGCCGCCGGGCCCGTGCGACCTGGGCGGCATGTACCTCATGCACCACGCCTTCCGCCGCGACCTGCGCGACCTGCGGGCCGCCGCGGAGCACACGCCGCTCGACGACCGGGCCACCTGGCGCGCGCTCGGCGTGCGGTGGACCCGGTTCGCGCACCACCTGCACGAGCACCACTCCGTCGAGGACCGGGTGCTCTGGCCGCTCCTCCACGAGCGCGTCGCCGCCGCCGGCGACGAGCAGGCCGGTGCCGTCCTGGAGGCGATGGCGGCCGAGCACGCGCTGATCGACCCGCTGCTCGAGAAGTGCGCCGAGCGGTTCGAGCGGCTGCTCGCCGTACCGGACCCGGAGGCGCTGGCCGGGCTGCCCGCCCTCCTCGCCGAGACCCGCGCGGTCCTCGACGACCATCTCTCGCACGAGGAGCGGGAGGCGGTCGCCCTGGTCCAGCGGTACGTCGGCGCGGGGGAGTGGGAGGAGCTGGAGCGCACCGAGTTCCGCGGCCGGCCGAGCCTGACCGAGCTGCGCTTCCAACTGCCGTGGATGGTCCACGAGGTGCCCGGCGAGGTCGTCACCGGCCTGGTCCGGGCGGCCGGGCCGGTGTTCGCGCTGGTGCTGCGGCTCTCCCGGCGCCGGTTCCTCCGCGACCACGCCGCCGCGTTCCGGCACGTGCCGTGA